The following coding sequences lie in one Denitromonas sp. genomic window:
- a CDS encoding mobilization protein, which produces MQLRLDPEKQLIYEAEASARDLPLVGYLRQRLEAGDAMQGELATLLNQVFALRQLVERLAGAREVAPAAPAAAPVGGGRDSMVAEVVLLLRTLSKPANLQVVHAEMKRLGIPVWQGEEGGNDDA; this is translated from the coding sequence GTGCAACTCCGGTTGGACCCCGAAAAACAGCTCATCTACGAGGCCGAGGCCTCGGCGCGCGACCTGCCGCTGGTCGGGTATCTGCGCCAGCGGTTGGAGGCCGGCGACGCCATGCAGGGCGAGCTGGCCACCCTGCTGAACCAGGTGTTCGCGCTGCGTCAGTTGGTCGAGCGCCTGGCTGGTGCGCGGGAGGTCGCGCCGGCAGCGCCGGCGGCTGCGCCGGTCGGCGGCGGGCGCGACTCGATGGTGGCCGAGGTCGTGTTGCTGCTGCGCACGTTGAGCAAACCTGCAAATCTGCAGGTAGTACACGCCGAAATGAAGCGGCTTGGGATTCCTGTATGGCAAGGTGAAGAAGGGGGTAATGATGACGCCTGA
- a CDS encoding type IV secretion system DNA-binding domain-containing protein, with protein MMTPEDRRKLGLLIFLLMPTLFWFEVVRRTEVLPTPKGPALWALLKQTPEKPLLIAAIVGGIVAAVLLIWLMNELGKSDFGGAPFKRFLRGTKLVSKDKLKRQTREKKAEQVTVGGIPIPTKIENLHLAIQGSTGGGKSVAIRELLFSAMLRGDRVIVVDPNGDLYSKFGREGDVVLNPYDARSKGWSFFNEIRNDYDFKRYALSVVPRGKTHEEEEWRSYGRLLLAETARKLSLMGKPSVQDLFRWTTIAAPKDLKLFLEGTLAESLFVGAEKALASARFVLSSTLPEHVTMPTGDFSLRRWLEDPKGGNLYITWREDMVEALRPLVSAWVDVLCTSILSLPEDRDRRIWAFLDELPSLEKLPSLIDAATKGRKQGLRLVAAFQSTAQLDDIYGKDEAQILRSCFRSLVVLGGAKTDPKTCEDMSQALGEHEVERDKYSRNSSSKGSSTNRAPERNRERVVMPSEIASLPELTGYVALAGNYPISRVKLEWVDFANRLPAFEERRFGHA; from the coding sequence ATGATGACGCCTGAAGATCGTCGAAAGCTGGGGCTACTGATCTTCCTGTTGATGCCTACGCTTTTCTGGTTCGAGGTTGTAAGACGCACCGAAGTTTTGCCTACACCGAAGGGGCCGGCCCTGTGGGCATTGCTGAAACAAACCCCGGAAAAACCGCTCTTGATTGCGGCAATCGTCGGCGGAATTGTGGCGGCGGTGCTCCTGATCTGGCTCATGAATGAACTTGGAAAATCCGACTTCGGCGGGGCGCCGTTCAAGCGGTTTCTTCGAGGTACGAAGCTGGTAAGCAAGGACAAATTGAAGCGGCAGACGCGAGAAAAGAAGGCCGAGCAAGTCACGGTCGGCGGTATCCCTATTCCGACCAAGATCGAGAACCTGCATTTGGCGATTCAGGGCTCTACCGGTGGCGGTAAGTCGGTCGCGATCCGAGAGCTGCTTTTCTCGGCCATGCTGCGCGGCGATCGCGTGATCGTGGTTGATCCGAATGGCGATCTCTACTCGAAGTTCGGGCGTGAGGGCGACGTGGTGCTCAACCCCTACGATGCGCGCTCGAAGGGCTGGAGCTTCTTCAACGAGATCCGCAACGACTACGATTTCAAGCGCTATGCCCTCTCCGTGGTGCCGCGGGGTAAGACCCACGAAGAAGAGGAATGGCGCAGCTATGGCCGGTTGCTGCTGGCCGAGACGGCCCGCAAGCTGTCGCTGATGGGTAAGCCCTCGGTGCAGGATCTGTTCCGCTGGACGACGATCGCGGCGCCGAAGGATCTGAAGCTCTTTCTTGAGGGCACGTTGGCCGAGTCCCTGTTTGTCGGGGCGGAAAAGGCTCTTGCGAGCGCGCGGTTCGTGCTCTCGTCGACCTTGCCCGAGCACGTCACGATGCCCACCGGCGACTTCTCGCTGCGGCGCTGGCTGGAAGATCCGAAGGGCGGGAATCTATACATCACCTGGCGCGAGGATATGGTCGAGGCGCTGCGCCCGCTCGTCTCGGCGTGGGTGGACGTGCTGTGTACCTCGATCCTTTCGCTCCCCGAGGATCGCGACCGGCGCATTTGGGCGTTCCTTGATGAGCTGCCGAGCCTTGAGAAGCTGCCCAGCCTGATCGACGCCGCTACGAAGGGCCGCAAGCAGGGGCTGCGCTTGGTGGCTGCCTTCCAGTCGACCGCACAGCTCGATGACATCTACGGGAAGGACGAGGCGCAGATCCTGCGTAGCTGCTTCCGCTCCCTGGTGGTGCTCGGCGGCGCCAAGACCGACCCGAAAACCTGCGAGGACATGAGCCAGGCACTCGGGGAGCACGAAGTCGAGCGCGACAAGTACAGCCGCAACAGCAGCTCGAAGGGTTCGAGCACCAACCGCGCGCCCGAGCGCAACCGCGAGCGGGTTGTGATGCCGTCCGAAATCGCATCGCTGCCGGAACTGACCGGTTATGTCGCGCTCGCCGGCAATTACCCGATCTCGCGCGTCAAGCTCGAATGGGTCGACTTCGCCAATCGCCTGCCCGCCTTCGAGGAACGGAGATTCGGCCATGCTTAG
- the mobF gene encoding MobF family relaxase, giving the protein MLSHKVLTRQDVGDAAGYYEDGADDYYAQEGEASAWQGKGAEALGLSGAVESKRFRELLSGEVQPGVAITRDGTRKDSKSRLGIDLTFSAPKSVSLQALVGGDAEIVKAHDRAVARALEHAEERAQARKKVDGRSQVETTGNLVVAKFRHETSREQDPQLHTHAVVMNLTQRADGQWRALKNDEIVKMNKYLGAVYRAELATELQRLGYNIRHDRDGMFELAHIDRKQLEGFSQRGAQIEARLSAAGLDRETATPGQKQQATMQSRARKVSVEREALHTEWRGRAKELGIDFDRRGWAGQGAKGERGHGVARDMAPAAFPAALAARNAVRYAVDHLTERQSVMSERVLLDTAMKQAVGAAKLTDIQAEIRHQVEKGYLIQEAPKYRPADQVGKGEGQTRAAWVAELVAKGQEKHAASERVAGAIARGGLVPVEPRYTTQTAREREKLILQIERDGRGQVPAVMAREAVAVRLAGASLNAGQRSAAELILTTQNRVVAVQGFAGTGKSHMLNTAKAELEGAGYHVRALAPYGSQVKALRELGVESNTLASFLKAKDKAIDAKTVLVIDEAGVVPARLMRQALQVAEKAGARVVLVGDTAQTKAIEAGRPFDQLQAAGMATARMDEIQRQKDPVLKEAVELAARGATTASLDRIKSISQIENDQERRAAVAKDFIQLPAAERDRTLIVSGTNEARRDINRMVREGLGTAGKGIEFDTLIRRDTTQAERRFSKNYHVGDIIQPEKDFPRSGLKRGELYKVEDTGPGNRLTVRAEGGERITFSPMTHRQLSVYQPERAELARGDVVRITRNDAQLDVANGDRFKVADVATGKITLSDGKRAVELKTDKPLHLDHAYATTVHSAQGLTADRVLIDAHSKSVTTAKDVYYVAISRARHEARIYTNNVKELPAAIARENVKLAALDIEKESQRRREQPAAGKGEAEKGVPGQRASHDKAPHPTPTPRIRDDRVHDSAAGGRER; this is encoded by the coding sequence ATGCTTAGCCACAAGGTGCTGACGCGCCAGGATGTCGGCGACGCCGCCGGGTACTACGAGGACGGCGCCGACGACTACTACGCGCAGGAAGGCGAGGCCTCGGCGTGGCAAGGGAAGGGGGCCGAGGCGCTGGGGTTGAGCGGCGCGGTCGAATCCAAGCGCTTCCGCGAGCTGCTTTCCGGCGAGGTGCAGCCCGGAGTCGCGATCACGCGTGACGGCACCCGCAAGGACAGCAAAAGCCGGCTCGGGATCGACCTCACGTTCTCGGCGCCGAAATCGGTGTCGCTGCAGGCCCTGGTCGGCGGTGACGCCGAGATCGTCAAGGCCCACGATCGCGCCGTGGCGCGCGCGCTCGAGCATGCCGAAGAGCGCGCACAGGCCCGCAAGAAGGTGGATGGTCGCAGCCAGGTCGAGACGACCGGCAATCTGGTGGTGGCCAAGTTCCGCCACGAGACGAGCCGCGAGCAGGACCCCCAGCTTCACACCCATGCCGTCGTGATGAACCTGACGCAGCGCGCCGATGGGCAATGGCGCGCGCTCAAGAACGACGAGATCGTGAAGATGAACAAGTACCTCGGGGCGGTTTACCGCGCCGAGCTGGCGACCGAGCTGCAGCGGCTGGGGTACAACATCCGCCACGATCGCGACGGCATGTTCGAGCTGGCCCACATCGACCGCAAGCAGCTCGAGGGCTTCAGCCAGCGGGGCGCGCAGATCGAGGCACGGCTGTCGGCCGCCGGGCTGGATCGCGAGACGGCCACGCCCGGCCAGAAGCAGCAGGCCACGATGCAAAGTCGGGCGCGTAAGGTCTCGGTCGAGCGCGAGGCGCTGCATACCGAATGGCGCGGCCGGGCGAAGGAGCTGGGCATCGACTTCGACCGCCGCGGCTGGGCCGGCCAGGGGGCGAAGGGCGAGCGTGGGCATGGTGTCGCCCGGGACATGGCGCCGGCGGCCTTCCCGGCCGCCCTGGCGGCCCGCAACGCGGTGCGCTACGCGGTCGACCATCTGACCGAACGCCAGTCGGTCATGTCCGAGCGCGTGTTGCTCGATACCGCGATGAAACAGGCGGTCGGCGCCGCGAAGCTCACCGACATTCAGGCGGAGATCCGGCACCAAGTCGAGAAGGGCTATCTCATCCAGGAAGCCCCGAAGTACCGCCCAGCCGACCAGGTCGGCAAGGGGGAGGGGCAGACCCGGGCGGCATGGGTGGCCGAGCTGGTCGCCAAGGGGCAGGAAAAGCACGCCGCGAGCGAGCGGGTTGCCGGCGCGATCGCGCGCGGCGGGCTCGTGCCTGTCGAGCCGCGTTACACCACGCAGACCGCGCGCGAGCGCGAAAAGCTGATCCTGCAGATCGAGCGCGACGGCCGCGGCCAGGTGCCGGCGGTCATGGCGCGCGAGGCGGTTGCCGTGCGCCTGGCCGGCGCCTCGCTCAACGCCGGCCAGCGCTCGGCCGCCGAGCTGATTCTGACGACGCAGAATCGCGTGGTTGCGGTGCAGGGCTTCGCCGGCACGGGTAAGAGTCACATGCTGAATACGGCCAAGGCCGAGCTCGAGGGCGCCGGCTACCACGTGCGCGCGCTCGCACCCTACGGTAGCCAGGTGAAGGCCTTGCGCGAGCTGGGCGTCGAATCCAATACGCTCGCCTCGTTTCTCAAGGCGAAGGACAAGGCGATCGACGCGAAGACGGTTCTTGTCATCGACGAGGCCGGCGTGGTGCCGGCCCGCCTCATGCGCCAAGCCCTACAGGTGGCCGAGAAGGCCGGGGCGCGCGTCGTCCTGGTCGGTGACACGGCGCAGACGAAGGCCATTGAGGCAGGGCGCCCCTTCGACCAGCTCCAAGCCGCCGGGATGGCTACCGCACGCATGGATGAGATCCAGCGCCAGAAAGATCCGGTCTTGAAGGAGGCGGTCGAGCTGGCCGCCAGGGGGGCGACGACAGCCTCGCTCGATCGCATCAAGAGCATCAGCCAGATCGAGAACGACCAGGAGCGGCGGGCGGCGGTCGCCAAGGATTTCATTCAGCTCCCAGCGGCCGAGCGCGATCGCACGCTGATCGTCTCGGGCACCAACGAAGCACGGCGGGACATCAACCGCATGGTGCGCGAAGGACTCGGGACGGCGGGGAAGGGCATCGAGTTCGATACGCTGATTCGGCGCGACACCACCCAGGCCGAGCGGCGGTTTTCCAAGAACTACCACGTGGGCGACATCATCCAGCCCGAGAAGGACTTTCCGCGCAGCGGCCTCAAACGCGGTGAACTCTACAAGGTTGAGGATACCGGCCCCGGCAATCGCCTGACGGTGCGCGCCGAGGGCGGGGAGCGCATTACCTTCAGCCCCATGACCCACCGGCAGCTCTCGGTCTACCAGCCCGAGCGCGCCGAGCTGGCCCGCGGTGACGTGGTGCGGATCACCCGTAACGACGCGCAGCTCGACGTGGCCAACGGCGATCGCTTCAAGGTGGCCGACGTGGCCACCGGCAAGATCACGTTGAGCGACGGCAAGCGCGCGGTCGAGCTCAAGACCGACAAGCCGCTGCACCTTGATCATGCCTATGCGACCACTGTGCATAGCGCGCAAGGCCTCACTGCCGATCGCGTGCTGATCGACGCGCACAGCAAGAGCGTGACCACGGCGAAGGATGTCTATTACGTCGCGATCTCGCGTGCTCGCCATGAGGCTCGGATCTACACCAACAACGTGAAGGAACTGCCGGCGGCGATCGCGCGCGAGAACGTGAAACTCGCGGCGCTCGACATCGAGAAAGAATCCCAGCGGCGCCGGGAGCAACCTGCGGCCGGGAAAGGGGAGGCTGAGAAGGGGGTGCCCGGGCAGCGTGCGAGTCATGACAAGGCGCCGCACCCTACGCCTACGCCGCGCATTCGCGACGATCGTGTCCACGACTCGGCCGCCGGCGGGCGGGAGCGCTGA
- the virB11 gene encoding P-type DNA transfer ATPase VirB11: MDSSVNKPKKDQAVLQLLRPLAKYLEMPEVTEVTINRPAELWVKTFKEWESHQVDELSASYLQALATAIIVFNGVQPKSIVSVVLPGGQRGQIVMPPACIDGTLSMSIRKHSMVVKTLDELNEEGAFDSFTDVSFNRPSEEEVAQLLTRHDFTRLEPFEAELLQLKREGHIRDFLEQCVLHKRNLVIAGKTGSGKTTFARSLIEKVPTHERIVTIEDVHELFLDNHPNRVHMLYGYGAGRVTADECLASCMRQSPDRIFLAELRGNEAWEYLNSLNTGHPGSITTTHANNALQTFERIATLVKKSEVGRQLDMEMIKLVLYTTIDVVLFFKDRKLVEVFYDPIFAKSKMA; this comes from the coding sequence ATGGACTCGAGCGTCAATAAACCGAAAAAGGACCAGGCGGTCCTTCAGCTTCTGCGCCCGCTCGCAAAATACCTCGAGATGCCGGAAGTGACCGAGGTCACGATCAACCGACCCGCCGAGCTGTGGGTGAAGACCTTCAAGGAGTGGGAGTCGCACCAGGTCGATGAACTGAGCGCGAGCTACCTGCAGGCGCTCGCGACGGCGATCATCGTCTTCAACGGGGTGCAACCGAAGTCGATCGTGTCGGTCGTGCTGCCCGGGGGGCAGCGCGGCCAGATCGTGATGCCGCCGGCGTGCATCGACGGCACGCTGTCGATGTCCATCCGCAAGCACTCGATGGTCGTCAAGACCCTCGACGAGCTGAACGAGGAAGGCGCCTTCGATAGTTTCACCGATGTCAGCTTCAACCGCCCGAGCGAGGAAGAGGTCGCGCAACTGCTCACCCGGCACGACTTCACCAGGCTCGAGCCCTTCGAGGCCGAGCTGCTGCAGTTGAAGCGCGAAGGACACATCCGCGACTTCCTCGAGCAGTGTGTGCTGCATAAGCGCAACCTGGTGATCGCGGGCAAGACGGGATCGGGCAAGACCACGTTTGCCCGCTCGCTGATCGAGAAGGTGCCCACGCACGAGCGCATCGTGACGATCGAGGACGTGCATGAACTGTTCCTCGACAACCACCCGAACCGGGTGCACATGCTCTATGGCTACGGCGCCGGCCGGGTGACAGCCGACGAATGCCTCGCCTCGTGCATGCGCCAGTCGCCGGATCGGATCTTCCTCGCCGAGCTGCGCGGCAACGAGGCATGGGAATACCTCAACTCGCTCAACACGGGCCACCCGGGATCGATCACGACGACGCACGCGAACAACGCACTGCAGACCTTCGAGCGCATCGCCACCCTGGTGAAGAAGTCCGAGGTCGGCCGGCAGCTCGACATGGAAATGATCAAGCTCGTGCTCTACACGACGATCGACGTGGTGCTGTTCTTCAAGGATCGCAAGCTCGTGGAAGTCTTCTACGACCCGATTTTCGCCAAGTCCAAGATGGCATAG